The nucleotide sequence ACAGTAAGGTGTAGCGGTGTTGCAGATGGCTGCATCGCACAGAGACTGACTTTGATGAAAATTTCATGGTTTGAGAAGTAAGGAAGAACTCACAATTTATTATGATGAAAAACCAACAAGCATGAGATAAGCTGGAGCCCTTCTGAATAAAGCCCCCAAACATTCCGGTCCATCCTACCAAGACTCCAAAAGCTCTCCAGATGTTGCATAAACACCTGCAAAGCTCACACTACAGTAGGAGAGATAAGAGGCTTTGAGCTCTGGAAAACGCCCTGTTACCTTTCACCGTACAGACAACATAATACACCAAGCTGAAAATACAAACCAAGGAAAGTAAAAATACAGGCATGAGCTCATGCTGAGAATGTGCAGAGTAAAAGATTAGGAACATGAAAGGCGTGAAAGTACTGCGGTGAAGGTTGAATAAGTCTATGTATGGTCCCTTACACACATTTGCATTCTACTTTGATGCTCCGATTTGAAATTTTCACACGTAAATTTTAAGCTTACCTGTGCAATACAGCTGTGACCTGAAACTTTGGTCCAACGTTTGTTTCAATAAAAGTGAGGTTCACCAGCTTTTCCTTCTCTCAGAAAGTTTGCTTGTACTTTAACAACCACTTTACCTCAATTGTTAAAATAGATCTTTTTCACAAAGAGAACGACACCCTTTCTTAGTTGAAATACCAAGgtgtggtatggaaaataacataaTTAACTCCCATCTTCTGTCCCGCAATTAGAGCAATGCCTTGATATTGACTGTGAAATGTTATTACGGTGCTTCTAGCAAGCGTGCCTGTCACAGACTGATGAGCACATAATGGAATGTGTAGACAGGCAGAAAGTGAATAAATGCAATTTCAGAGaaacttttttctctctccacacTCCTTCATTATCCTGTGATCTGTTTATTTGAGCCCATCTATTTTTCGGTCAAACACttcaaatctaatctaatcacagTTCTGTGTAATTTTTCTGTTTCCCATATTCCAAGGTTTATTCCGTGGGCTCAACCAAGAGACAAAGTTGCATTACCTGTgagcaaaacacacattttcaggTAATAGGTATGTTTGACCAATAagaattcagaaaaaaacactgtaaaatttACTATTTGATTGATAATAAACCGTTTTTTTCCTAATGTTATTGTCTTTAAGTTTTGTTCCGTCATACAGAATGCCTAATCAACTGTTGCCAGACTAGATTTACTTGTGAATTATGAAGTTGATTAATTGGAAAATGCATTGCTGCATAATTTCCCACTATTTTGGTAGGACTGTATTTACTATAGTACTTTATCTCCATCATCAAACCATATAGCTCAAAGTCCACTTTATCCCTAGTTATCGTGGGAGAGAAAAATCCTGGAAAGCATCAGAGAAAGATGTTGGGGGGCAGACGAGGAGGTGCTCAAGCTTTTAGCTGAATATTTCATGGGAAGAATTTGTTCGCCACATTATACTTACCGTGCACTACAGGTGACACAGTATTGTGCGAAAGCCACTTCTGGATCCAAGCCAGCTGTGATTAACTAGGTTATTTTATTGATGCATCACTAGTAAAAATGTTTACTGGAGCCGTAATTCAGAAACAGGGCAGCAAATTACGTACTGCCGTCAATAAAATCCTGCACTGCTTCCTCAATGATGTCAATTTCTATCATATGTCACAGCTGCCATAACTGCTGGCGGGCAGTCAATTTAgcgaaagctaaaaaaaaaaatcaaaataaaaaaatctgaccaCTTCTCCCCCAACCCGCAAACAGAGCAATTTAGTACTCACTTCGACTGAGAAGTTGAAGGTTGCGGACCTCTTCTCTGACCTGCAGCTGGAGGACTTGTTGAAGAACCTCCTGTCTTAGGAGGTCTTGTAGGATTCCCATCCTCTGAAGCTTCTCCCCGTTCAAACGCAGCAAGGCTCGTCCTGTCAAGAGAAGATGGACCTTGTAATAAATAATGTCATAATGTTAGATCAAAACAAGGgtgaaatcagattttttttaaatgattaaatagtAAAGGAATTCCAGAACCAAACCATGGCTACCAGTGTGTGTACTTTGCTTGTGTTCCTGCACCGTCAAATTCTGGAATGCCAAAGCAACCTTAATCCGGTTCTGACCCCATTTGCACTTTTGGCCGACATTTATGGAAAACCAAGAGACATGTTCAGGTTTAAGGATTATGTCTGTCAAAATCTTATTGGAACGGGTTTGCTGCCATTTTAATTTACTATATTACTACTGAATGTGGTAGAAAATTACTAGTAGCACACAATAAGTCATATTGTTATAATTTTTACTGCTAAATCCAGATTCTAGAAAACAATTCAGAGCAAACAGGGTTGGTTTGCAATGACATTTGTTGTAATGAAACGGAAATATGGAATGCAAATTAACTCAAGATAAAATATTACATTCATTCAAGATTTTCTACAAGTCAAAACAAACTTGAGAAAACTAGCAAGCACATTTGTAATTCAGCCCCAAGATTCAGGGCTTAATCCACATTCACACTCCCGATTTCCAATTAGCAGCAGTAAAGAGTCTGGAATGAAGAGGAAAGCATTCATCCTGGGCCGGACTTAAAGATCTGGCATTTAACACAAGGGAGACACTCATTTAACAAACCATTTCCCACAACCCGTGCATTTTACAGACAGCTTGCATTCACATtagcacacagagagagagaaaaaaagtgcttCAAGCCATAAGCAAACATAAATGGAAGAAATGTCCTTAACCACGGACAAAGGAATCTATCATACCTGCTGCAGCTCACAAATCATATAATTAGACTCATTACTCGTAAAGATGGTGTCTCCTTTTTTTCGGGAGCCTATCTATTCACCCATCTATCAAAAGCTTTACTTAGTATTATCAAACAAGTCCAGTATGTCATGTCAGGTCAGCAGCAgcaaacaaaagacaaattagGAAGACATGGTAGTGAAAGTTCTTTCTCCACTGCCCTATTTTAGATCTAATGAAATATAAATGGGCTTAATAGAGAGTTGGCAGACATATTTTAAATGACCGGCAGGTGAGTTGATAGTGAATTTACTATATGTGACTCTTGTAATTCGAAACCAAAGCTCTagttggctttaaaaaaaatcacctgcaCAAACAAAGGCAACCAGTTCACCAGtggtttgagatttttttttttgtacttatcaGTCAATATGTGCAGACTACTGCGCGTTCGTTCATACGTCACAATCTATTCCAACCTCCATTTCGTGCTTGAAAGCACACCGCTGTTTATAACCTCCAATGTTGACACACATTTCagatgctaaacaaaattcaatactgaatcagttcttttgTGTTGCTTGTTTAAATAATAGTGGAACATCACGCAGTGGCATCTGTTTACACTTTTACAATATGTATACTGGCTTCCAATTTATGGTTAGTATGATATATACAGAAAACAAGTTTAAAAATAGCAGAGACATCATTTAAAGGCAAACAATGCAATTGTGTGTATGCAGGTGAATTTACCTGATAGCTCACAGTGTAaaaacttgattaaaaaaaacctacaggAATATACGGTATAATGGCAGCCACAGTTTTTTCCTAAAACCCCTCCACAAAAAACCAAAGCAGCCTCTCTCACACCCTTTCCGTCCTTAGCATTCCTTTGTGTGCTTGCCGAGAGGCACAGCGGCACATCCTAGAGATACAATGCCCTTGCTGTGTGCATGCATAGATGAAACAAAGGCAGTAGAATGgatttcaaatcaattttccaCAGATGTGCTACGGCTTTCATTAATTGCATGCCGATTGCGATTCTCCCACCGTGTGGTGAGAATGACAAAAACTGCTAAATTGAGATGACTCCTCTCTACTTAGCTTTAAAACATATAGAATATTACCAGTTTCAGTGGCAAAATAGAGCCATTTTCAGCCAGAAAAGAAttgtgaaaatgtctttttattttgttctgaCGGGTAAATTATTAGGACAGAAATCCAAATTCAATGAAAGTGATGCAATATCAGGATTTTGAGGTTCTTAACTTTATGTTTCCGGTGTCGCACCTTTCCTCAATCATCTTTAAATGGGTTTTTAAATGCAGCAGTTGTGTTATTGTATTCATCTCGGAATTGATTCAAATcgttccattattttattttttatttttaatagattcTTGTGGcggcttttaaaaaatcaaagatttgcaaaaaaaaatatgatcggTGCAGCCGGTTCTGGTGATCAAAATGTTCCTTATTGTAGTATTTCTTCATCACAGTCCTTACACTGTTGTAGATCACCTTAATACCAGCCTAATTCTAAAAGATCTTTCAATGCGGCTTCATTTTATCTGTGTCTTTGCACAAAAATGGACAGAATAGTAATAAAAGGATAAGATAAAAAGCACACAATGAAAAATGATGTCCCAAATGTTCACATACAAATTGAATGGCAACACTGATCTCCCCGGGCAGCTTGTTCCACCGTGATGCTGTGCTTTctgagagactgtgagagacaTGATTACTGTTGGGTCACTGAACAAAAGATGATACAGGGAGAGGATTCAGCTCGAGGCTGCTGCACAGATCCACCACCCTTTCGTGACAGTGTTACAATTAATGCACGAAAACATGCATTGATGCTGTTCACCATATGTATCaccaattaaaatggaaaatatatgtCCGAgaattaatttcaaaataatgctGAAAACATTTAATCTACCTTTACTATAAAAAAAGTTGTACTTTCCTTGTTTGAGATTATCCAAATAAAAAGTTTCAGAATTGAGTTTGCGCTTAAGTATAATCAAAGGTTATAATAggcgtttatttatttattattatttcttttttatttcttcccaAATTCCAGATGATCAGAAATGGCATATGTTTTGAGACAAGAATGAGAATGGGTGGGAGAACAAATCGAATAGTAGGATGCTGGAAGTGTCTTTCCATAGCACCTAACCTGTAAAAGTGTGTTTTACGTTATAGGGAAAACCTTTCTTGTAGAGTTTCTTAAATGTATCTCCTTCTGCGGGgtattatttgaatttgaacaGCCCCACATTTTCTCCACAGCTTTCTGTACCCAAAAATagtcagcagttttttttaaacataactaCACATGAATGCCTCTTCAATCTCCTTCAGAAAGATTTGGCTGCAAACGTGCTTCCACTTGAGCAAACTAAGCTGTGGAACCACAAACTCTACTGAAGTGTGCAACCACTTACTTACCTCAAAACTTGCAACGCGAGATATGCCGAGTTCTTTATTGTAGTGATTTGCAGTCTAACTAAATAGTGACAGGACATAAGATAAAAGGATGTGACATTCAACTTTCCAccctttcctctttttttaaatgtacacttTGATGATATAACACAAAGATGTGTTGCTGAGTACCTGTGATGGCATGATGAGAGAAGGCTTCTACATAGGTCAGGTAGTTGTGGGGACAATATTTCTTAAGCCACTTGCAGACGTCCTGCTGAGACCACAGCACAACAGGTTTGGACAGACTGGACAACGTTGGGCTGGTGTGGTACACTGTGAAGGCTTCACCTGGATGTAGCTGAAAAGAAGGAGGCAattttaattgattaaaaatagaatCTTGATTCTGTCTATGTTAGACACTGCTTATAGGGTACTTTTCATTGGAGCTGTGTCTCTACACGACTGGCAAATAGTTTTGCCTGAGACACTTGACTCTAGAGTAATTGATCATTTATAGGTGCACACACCAATCCATCACCTTATAACTGACTGTAATTGAAATGGGCAAGGTTGGGAAAATTCCCATTGATTGCAGGTGAGGCAAAGTAAAATTACTTTCTCACTTGAGGACACGATCGTGTTTCGGCAGCATGCAAATGAAATCCTACACGATTTAAAAATCTCTTTGAATATTGATCGCAGGATTTCTTTGAGCGACTTGTTAAAGCAGCAATAACTGTGAGCATGATCTTTTCCTTTTCTCACTTTTTGCAGTTATCGCCATTGGATTTTACATTTGCAGTCCATTATTGCGTATTGGGCAGCACATTGCAGCTCAGTTTAATCACATTGAGTTTATTAAAGATTCTGCTTCATGTCAAGGCAACTAAGggtagaaaataagaaaatctgTCTCTTTGCGTGTCTTGAAAGCCGATAATATCAAAGATTTGGAGAGAATTCTCATCTTTGGTTATTACTGATTAACTGTGTATTAACGCTGAAAAATGAAGGCTTAAATTGCTACTTAATTACCGACATTTATGAGACTTCAGAGTAGCCTGATTAAGCACATTTCAGTAAAATGGCAAGCCAGTTATTACAAAAAGAATAACGATTACTCagtgtaaattgtttttttctctttatataGAAATACAGGATATAGTACCTCCATATGAATATTTACATATAGGATGCAAATCTTCAATACTATGAGTTTCCCTCTAATAATGTAACACTTAACAAACTGTCATGATTTCAGGCTGAGAAAGTTACATGAATAAAATTGAATGGATTTTTgagattttgtgttttataacttaatttctttcATACCCGTGGACAAAATTTTCAAACTGAAGCCTTTTGTAAAGTCAAGATTTTGTGTAAATGATGACTTATGTACATTAAAGCACCCGATATTCAGATAAATTAAGTAACAGTTCTGCATTATCTCCCCATTAATTATTTTACTTCCTTTGGTCTCTATGTGTGCAGTTACTGTCATTTATCTCAGTTGATGTCCTCTGGCCACTTCACTGTTGATCCTGTTCACACTTTGTTGGAGCCCCCACTCTTTGTGGGACCTAATTCTGTCCAGTGGGAGGAGTTTCCTCATTCATTTCATATGCAGGAAGTGGGGGAGGGAAGAGGATGAGTCAGGAAAAAGGATGGGGGCGAATACAAAACTCAATATTGAGCGGaagttacaaataaaaaaaactgggtAACGTTATACATATCTATCATACAGAGTTGATCAATGTCTTCCTGTTGTCTTTTCAAGAATCTAATAGGATACATTTACATTGCAAGGACAAAGGCAACTACTAATTGAATTTCTCTGCAGGCATCTGCCACCATGTGTCCAAAGAAAGCTGATAGAAATGCCATACAGAATGTATAGCCTGATCAAAGCTTAAGGCAGTCCAATGAGAGCTGGACAGTCtaataaatttgtttttaaactattgTTGAAAATGACTAGAAATGGACTCAAAACCCAGTGTAAGTACTTGCAAAGTGTTGAAATAAAACTTCACAAAATAGTACTGAACTGTAGTTGAGTCCTGATTTAGAAAACCAAGGTATTTTTGTTATTGAATGAATTTTCAGAGTGTAAACATAAATATGCGAAcaggtttattttttctattaacaCTGCTAATTTGAAGATGAGAAATCCCAAGGTTGCACTTTAAATCCATCATTgagtttagttttgtttttctgaCGTCACCTAACGACTCCCTTATTAAAGCTGTTGTGTGAATAAACAGTATAATGGAGAATAATCTTAACAACACTCCCGAGAGATGTGGTCCAAACTCTTTGTATACTGTTCATCACATTATTCCCCAAATAGTCTTCAGAAATCAGGCATTGGCAATTATTGTATAAATTGTGAATCcacaaaacatgcacacacctCAAGTAGAGCGAGCTATTTTTTGAATAATGCATGAAATTGCATGTTGCCATGAGGAGACGATAAGGCTCATAGTGTAGAGGTTTAATTATCCCTCTGCTGTGTAATCATTCGGAAACAGCTTCCCACTCTTTTAATAAGCCTTTTCTAGTTGTTATAGCTGAGGGGGCACTCTTATGAATTATTAAACAAACTTGCAGAGAATATATGTACATCTTATAGCACCCAAGTTGCAAGTTTCCTAAAAGCCAATGGGAATTTTCCATTGGAGCATTGGCTTTTATTCTATGGACAGCTGAACCCAAAAAGGAGTTGCTAGTGTCATATACAATTTTAAGTCAAATGCAGAGGGGAATgctttgaattttgttttctatatactttcttttgtctcCCCATggattgcacagaagggattcaATTGTGTACAAAACACATATGTGAACTAAGAGACAATGAACAACCAAGCAGATTTTGATGACAGCTGCGCCAATGAGTTTCCAATTGCTGCTGCGCATTGAAGTAAACACAACACAACTTTTGGACAGATTGCTTAAGGCACTTTGTTGGATTACAGAAAATGAGGTCTATTGGTCTGAATATTGTTGTATCCTATGTATTCAGGCTTTCCCTCGGTTTCATAAGTCCTCAGGTGAGAGCTGACAATAATTCATTTTTGGATAAGCGGATAAGTTTAAACTTATGTTTGAATGGAAATTGAATGGTCGGATGAATAAAGTACGACAAGGGATAGAGTGCATGGATTTggatttcttctttcttttttgttgttgttggattGTCTTTGGTGCAAAGAACAGGAAGAATATTGCTGCCTCCAGCCAAAAAGCAACATAGCTTTGTAAACATTCTTTGCAAATGGAAATGTCTACCTGGCCCTCCAGCATGAAAAACAGCTGAAATGTTGTCACTTGGGACTCTAAAAAAGGAAATATCCAGATCTGAATGCATCCGCTGTTTTCTTTTGATGTAATTAGCATTATCAGCAGCGGCAAAAAAGTATGGTGAAAAGCACTtgcaaaacattttaatcatttacagAAAAACAAGCACTATTTGGTTGGACATAACCACAAAAAATTGCAGTTAGCAGCTTTTTAACTCACACTTTAAACAAgtctataaatattttttattctccTGTAGTTGgaacatttttacaaataaaatgtcCTTCTTACCTGGATGTCCTCTGTGCCAGGCTGCTGCAGGAGTTTGACAGGGCGCGTGTGTAATGTCTTCTGGCCACGGCCGTCATGCCAGGTCAGGTTGCTACCGCCAGAACGTCGTGGCAGCTGGTAGCTTAACTCTTCAGCCGACAGCGTGTGATCCAGAGAGGCACGGCAAAAGCTGAAGCTGGATGCCGCTAAGGGAAGGTATGAGTAGAGGGAAACAAatcattttcactttaaaatgacAGTAATGAATATATCTTTTGTATGTAAGCAACGGAGAATGTGAGCTACAGTATAGAGAAATAACTTTAATCATCCCTCGCAATCAAGTAATCAGAAGTTTGCTTGAAAAATTACATGACACTTCAATCATAATTATTTGAAATTACCATGCTTTTTGAACAATATGATGCTTcataagaataaaataaaagaacccTTACAaccaaattaaattaattaaacatgtgtgtgtgtgtgtgtgtgtgtgtgtgtgtgtgtgtgtgtgtgtgtgcaaatatACTGCTTTACACAACTATCTTTGAATTTAACCAACTCTCCATCCATCTATGAAAAAAACATAAGGATGACCACCTAGATTTTCTAAGTTGTCAAAAAGATATGTAGAAGAAAAATGAGCAATTCTGCCAAAGGATAAAGGAGCACCAGTCTTTGAGGAGTATGTTTCTATCTCCCATTTTTATCTCATCTTAGAGCTTTGTTCAGTCAGCAGCTGCATGAAGACAGTGTTAGAGCATTGCCATGACAGAGACAGGACAAAAATAAAGTGGCGATGAAAACAAGAGTATAATAGCCTACAGGCATTACTGGTGTGACTTCAACGTTCTAGCTACCTATACAATACTGATTTTGGTGCTTAATAGGCTTTTTACTTGTTACCCTATGGAatttatttcagtcattttccagCTGCCATTGAGACAAACCAGTGTAATTACTGCCAGTCAGACTGCGACAGCGGAGACAGGAGAGGGAACGTGGGAAACTGGAGTGCCTAAATACCTGCCAAATATGAGAAAACAGACAAAAGAAGGAACAGTTGTGG is from Stigmatopora nigra isolate UIUO_SnigA chromosome 1, RoL_Snig_1.1, whole genome shotgun sequence and encodes:
- the LOC144184958 gene encoding sterile alpha motif domain-containing protein 10-like isoform X2; translated protein: MVTRLIVMDTWQAITEAASSFSFCRASLDHTLSAEELSYQLPRRSGGSNLTWHDGRGQKTLHTRPVKLLQQPGTEDIQLHPGEAFTVYHTSPTLSSLSKPVVLWSQQDVCKWLKKYCPHNYLTYVEAFSHHAITGRALLRLNGEKLQRMGILQDLLRQEVLQQVLQLQVREEVRNLQLLSRTSFGNLS
- the LOC144184958 gene encoding sterile alpha motif domain-containing protein 10-like isoform X1 translates to MVTRLIVMDTWQAITEAASSFSFCRASLDHTLSAEELSYQLPRRSGGSNLTWHDGRGQKTLHTRPVKLLQQPGTEDIQLHPGEAFTVYHTSPTLSSLSKPVVLWSQQDVCKWLKKYCPHNYLTYVEAFSHHAITGRALLRLNGEKLQRMGILQDLLRQEVLQQVLQLQVREEVRNLQLLSRSNATLSLG
- the LOC144184958 gene encoding sterile alpha motif domain-containing protein 10-like isoform X3 encodes the protein MAVDAASSFSFCRASLDHTLSAEELSYQLPRRSGGSNLTWHDGRGQKTLHTRPVKLLQQPGTEDIQLHPGEAFTVYHTSPTLSSLSKPVVLWSQQDVCKWLKKYCPHNYLTYVEAFSHHAITGRALLRLNGEKLQRMGILQDLLRQEVLQQVLQLQVREEVRNLQLLSRSNATLSLG